The region CTCGGGCTACGACTCGGGGGACAACTCAGATGCCGAGGTGAGTGAAAACCCACTGAAATAAACCCTCTTTTATACAAAAAGTCCACTTTTTGTGCAGCTGCAAGCGGCATTTGAGCGAGGCGACCTGAAACCAGGTCTCAATGTGGAGTTCAATGGCCAGCGGGACAGAGTAAACGATGCGGTAAGTGTCCAGCGGGAAGCCTGCTCCTCCAACCCACTAATGTCCCGCCCATTCAGACCAAGCTGCTGGCCAAAACAGAGGCCATCCGGCTGCAGCTGCCGTGGCTGGAGCGCCTGGACATGATCAACACACTGGCTCCCTTGGCCCCGGAACTCGCCGTCCAGCTGGAGAAGCACGAACAGAAGCGGGCCAACCTCTTCAAGGGCAACGCCAAGCTGCCCTACATCCGCCCCGAGGAGGATCCCGTGCTGAACGACTTCAAGCGCGAGATGCTCTTCCACCGACAGGCGCAGAGTGCCGTGCTCGAGGGCATTCCCCGCCTGCACGAGCTGGGCATCAAGACGCGGCGCCCCGACGACTACTTCGCCGAGATGGCCAAGTCCGACGAGCACATGCAGAAGGTGCGCGCCAACCTGATGGCCAAGCAGCAGGGCCAGGCCAAGTCGGAGCGCATCAAGCAGATCCGCGAGCAGCGCAAGATGGGCAAGATGCTGGCCAAGCAGACCAAGGTGCAGCGCGAGGCCGAGAAGAAGGACATGCTGGACAAGCTCAAGAAGTTCCGCAAGGGAAAGCTGAAGAACCTGGACTTCCTCGAGGACGCCAAGGCCCTGGAGTCCAAGCAGAAGCAGTCCGCCGAGAACCGCAAGAAGCGCAACAAGAAGTTCGGCTTCGGCGGCAAGAAGAAGGGCCTGAAGCGGAACACCAAGTCCTCCTCCGCGGGACTGGACGGCGAGAAGTCCTCGAGAAAGCAGCGGGGCGTCAAGGCGGGCGCCTCGGTCAACAAGCGCTTGGGCAAGTCGCGACGCATCAAGGCGAAGGGCAGAAAGTAATCCCCTTTCGGGGATTGCAGACTATCTTTAGGTGACCAAACTCTAGTTTTAAATGCCCCAATCGTGTATAGAAATTTTAGAACCATAAAAACGTACAATTTATGTGCACTCAGCTGGTTTTATTTCTAGATTCTAATAGTCGTTAATATACAAGGTTCCATTTATAAGTTTGTAtgtaatgtatatattttaatttgtccTAACATAGTTTATTTTAGACTAGACTTAACTAAAGCTCCTtgttctttttcttctttttgctCTTCATAGGAGCTTCAGTTTCCTCGATGGAATCCTCTGTTTTCCTCTTCTTTTTTGATTTCACGGGCTCATCAGTATCCCTATCTTGAGTGGTTTCCTCTGTTGCCTCTGACACTTCTTGTAATCTATCcgctttcttcttttttatcTTCACGGGCTCCGCCACTAGGATCTCTGTATCTTCTTGGACTTCCTGCGGTCTTTTCGTTTtatcctttttctttttagtcTTGGCTGGTTCTTCTTGAGTTTCCTCGCTTATAACCTCCTCTTCCGACTTCACCGCCTTGGACTTCTTGgactttttcttctttttggaCTTCTCAGGCTGCTCCACTGCATCTTCAGCTTCTTTCTGTTCTTCCAGAACTAACTCTTCGGCTGAGTCCGCCTTCCGTTTGGTTTTCTTAACAGGATCTGTCTCGGAAGGAGTTTTCAGTTTGCCTTGAAGCTTCTCCAGCATCTCgcgctcctgctgctccaaaCGGGCGATCTTCCCGCTCAATTTGAGGCCATGCCGAGCTCCCTTGTGCGCCGTCCTGCCCCCGCAGGCCTTGAAGAGTTCCTCGTCCGTGAGCACGGTCACCTTGCTGACCTCGATGTCCTCCACATTGATGCGCTCGGCTGTCTCCACCTCGCCGCCGTCTTGGGTAAGCAGCGAGGTCTGCAGGAAGTTCTCGTAGGTGGCTCTTCCATCGCTGGCGTGCTGCTCCTTGGCCTTCTTCAGTTTCCGGGCGGAGTATCCGCTGGTGGAGATCTCCACCGCCTCCTCGCCCTCCCTGCGGGAGGTCAGCACCTTGCCGTCCTGCTGAACCTGGACATCCACATTGCTGGCTGCCTCGTTGAAGCAGCGCTCCCACCAGTGGTCATTGAATTCCTGGGCCCGATCCGCCCCCAGTCCCGCGTTGTCGAACTTCAAGCTGGCCTTCAGCGGAGCCGTAATCCCAGTGCTGTTCTTGCCCAGGCCATCGCCCTCCTTCCAGCCGTACTTTCCGAGTAACTTCTTGGCGAAATCCATTTGAAGACCAAAACcatcaaaacaaaacaaaacacacgtGTGGCGCAATGTTATCGATATCGCCGTGGCTATCGATGAGTAATTTAGTCACACAGGGCCACTCCTGCCGATAAATTAATCTTAACACAGGGTGATTTTGTCTTGGGcgccaaaatttaaatctgCAAAACTGATGTTTCACCAGATAAGACAAGCCACCAGGCAAAATAATCATTTCCCGCGAATATAAAGAAACAAATCTGTCCGCTTCCTTTACACATTCATTTCTCCTTTATTTCACATTTCAGCTGCGCTCTTCGGCTCATTTCGTTTGCAACTACTACTTTTAGTACATGTtccataataaatattaagtgGCAATAAACAAAACAGCGTTTACATAAAGGAAACTAATATTTTTCGAAtacaaaatactaaaaaacaaTGTGGATTTCAGTACGCGCCACAGTAAAATCGAAAGTCGCTGAGCCCAACGATCCACCGGACTTCCGGCCAGCCTCGCCCACACTCTCGCAAATCCAAGGTGTTATTTTGCGGAGGAGCGCCACGCATTGCCTGCCGCCGGGGGTTTTTGCCGTGTTTCGATGTCCAAGAACTTCGGGGAGAGAGAGAGCCTTGGCCAGCGGACATGGAGATCCTGCGCGGGATTGGCAGAGGGCGCGGGCATGGCTGGACGTGGTCCGAGGATTTGGGTTTTTCGGTGAGCCGGAAGCTTGCTTCAATTAAAATCTAATTTCAATCTTGTCGCCTGGGTCTGTGGGCTAAtcgaatccaatccaatccttCCTCCTGATATTTCGGCTGTTCAACTTAAAGTAGGTGTGGTCTTCTCCTCGCTCgcatgttttttaaaaacaaaattacttGTTGTATGTGGTTGTTGGTTTTTATAATTAGATAGTGGTACAGGATGTTCTTGTTTGctatcaatcaatcaatcatttATCATTAATAATCGAAAACGAACATAGGTGTTGCTTGTTCtggttgttgtttgtttgaaGTGTTGTTTGGTTGCTGTTCTCGTTCGCATGCGACTGGCGCACACGCCCGATTGCAGGAAACAAGGACGAGCAATCGATGTGCAGCGGAGCGCTTAGAAGGCGAACAGCAGCAGGAAGGCCATCATCAAACAGAACAGACCCATGGCCTCGGACAGGGCGAAGCCCAGAATGGCGTAGGAGAACAGCTGCTGTTTCAGCGATGGGTTCCTGGCGTAGCCGATGATGAGGGAACCGAATACTGTTCCGATACCAGCACCTGTTGTATTGGTTCGTTGTGGTCGTTCGGAGAAACGGGGAAGAGAGAAAATCAAAGCGTTAGTTAAATGTTCAGATCG is a window of Drosophila biarmipes strain raj3 chromosome 3R, RU_DBia_V1.1, whole genome shotgun sequence DNA encoding:
- the LOC108025221 gene encoding probable rRNA-processing protein EBP2 homolog, which encodes MSDFEMEDSASGYDSGDNSDAELQAAFERGDLKPGLNVEFNGQRDRVNDATKLLAKTEAIRLQLPWLERLDMINTLAPLAPELAVQLEKHEQKRANLFKGNAKLPYIRPEEDPVLNDFKREMLFHRQAQSAVLEGIPRLHELGIKTRRPDDYFAEMAKSDEHMQKVRANLMAKQQGQAKSERIKQIREQRKMGKMLAKQTKVQREAEKKDMLDKLKKFRKGKLKNLDFLEDAKALESKQKQSAENRKKRNKKFGFGGKKKGLKRNTKSSSAGLDGEKSSRKQRGVKAGASVNKRLGKSRRIKAKGRK
- the LOC108025220 gene encoding G patch domain-containing protein 4, with the translated sequence MDFAKKLLGKYGWKEGDGLGKNSTGITAPLKASLKFDNAGLGADRAQEFNDHWWERCFNEAASNVDVQVQQDGKVLTSRREGEEAVEISTSGYSARKLKKAKEQHASDGRATYENFLQTSLLTQDGGEVETAERINVEDIEVSKVTVLTDEELFKACGGRTAHKGARHGLKLSGKIARLEQQEREMLEKLQGKLKTPSETDPVKKTKRKADSAEELVLEEQKEAEDAVEQPEKSKKKKKSKKSKAVKSEEEVISEETQEEPAKTKKKKDKTKRPQEVQEDTEILVAEPVKIKKKKADRLQEVSEATEETTQDRDTDEPVKSKKKRKTEDSIEETEAPMKSKKKKKNKEL